From Zonotrichia leucophrys gambelii isolate GWCS_2022_RI chromosome 19, RI_Zleu_2.0, whole genome shotgun sequence:
gaCTGCTCACAATCAGATCTGAGAGTCCTCAGGACAGGAATTACAAGTTTAATTCTTATTTCTCAAATTCACTGATTGTCTCTTTGGATTCTTAAGAGAGAAAACCCCGAAGTGAGACAGTGGAGCAAAcgccaaaacaacaacaaaaagttgTGTTGTGCTGCAGATTCTTATCAAGCTGCTATTGTCAGATGACTGACAAActgcagacacagcacagaCAAGGAGCACTGAGCTGTGAAACTCCCAGCCTTCTGCTGCTGACTTTTCCTTACAGGAAATCCCCCAGCTGCCcactccctgtgccaggagcccgcagggccagctgtgccccccagAACGCCTTACCTGGCCTGTCTCGTATTTCCCGTGCTGCTTCGGGGCCTCAAACACCCCCACGGTCTCCAGCACTTTGCCCTCGGGACGGTTCCTGCGAGCAGAGAGGCAGCTTGGGAGGGTTTGCAGGGGCTGAAACAGCGCCCAGCCCAGGGGGACACTGCTGCCCACCTTGTGTGTCCCTCGGGCACCCCACAAACAgcccagtccctgccctgccctccacCTTTTGCCAgtgtcccctctccccacagccctggacaCCTTCACCCAGCTGTCCCTTTAGCCCAATCCCTCCTCTCCCATATGTCAACCCTGACAGCCTCCAGCTCTTTCAGTTCTCCCCCAGTGACTCAACAGACCCCAACTCCCCTCACCCTCAATCACCCCCTCACCCCCTGCCCACACAGAACTCCTCACAGGCCTCACCGCGACGAGAGGTGCCGCCTCGGCGGCAGCAGCAACGGCGGCAGCGCCGCCACCGCCCCCCCGGTGCCCAGAGCGCGCAGgtggcgggcggggggcggctcCCAGAGCGGGGGCGGCCcgcgggcccgggcccggcccagCGCCGCCGCCACGTaccgccgcgccgcgccgcccgACATCCCACCGCCCGCGGCCCACAgtgccccgcgccgcccgccccgcccgcccgcgcccgcgccgccccgccccgccgtcTCTATGGTTCCCCTCGCCGCCCCTCCCGGTCGCCCCGGCAACGCCGGCCGGGCCCAACATGGCGTCCTCGgtgcgggccgggccgcggctgcggcgggcggcgcgggaCGGAGAGTTggcggcgctgcccgcggcGCTGAGGGATGAGCTGGAGGCGGCGCTGGCGGAGGAAGGAGCGCTGGTGCCGTTCGGGCTGCTGCGGAGGCTGCACGCCGCGCTGAGGGAGGCAGGTAGGCCGCGCTGCGCCGGGATCGCGCCGTGACCGCGGCCGGGATCGCGCCGTGACCGCGCCGTGCCCCGCCCGCAGGGTCTCCGCTGCACCTACACGAGCTGCTGGAGGGATGCGAGATCCACCTGCCCGAGGTGCCGGTGCCGCCGCGGGTGAGTGAGGGCCGGCCCGGAGCCgcgggaggaggcggcggctGCCGGGCCTCACGGTGGGTCTGTGCCTCCCGCAGAACCCCGAGCTGGTGGCACGGCTGGAGCGGATCAAGGCCAAGCTGGCACACGAGGAGTACCAGCGGATGACCCGCAACATCACCGGCCAGGtgaggggctgctgcagtgccaggattCATCCCTCAAACACCTGAGAGCAAAGGAGATTTTCCCCCTTAGAGTGAGTGCAGTGCAGAGGGTATGTGGGAGGCACTGGAGGAGAGCACACTGTAAACACACCGGAAACAACAGAAGTGTTTAGGACAGGATTAACAGGGTGGTGAATTAGACATACTGACTTTTGGGAActgctctctgtgccagagATCTCAGGTTCTGTTCTGGGAGACTGAGCACATGCCGTAAATGTTTGACTGGGAGCATCTCTGCTGGTTAAATTTTTGTCATAGTTTTAAAATTGCTTCATTCATGTCGAGGTAAAA
This genomic window contains:
- the TMEM199 gene encoding transmembrane protein 199 — protein: MASSVRAGPRLRRAARDGELAALPAALRDELEAALAEEGALVPFGLLRRLHAALREAGSPLHLHELLEGCEIHLPEVPVPPRNPELVARLERIKAKLAHEEYQRMTRNITGQEMNGPLAEFGRQVRSVKAVVITIFNFIVTVVAAFACTYLGSQYVFAETAARVLSAVIVASVVGLAELYVMVRTLEGDLGKL